A window from Vibrio cortegadensis encodes these proteins:
- a CDS encoding EAL domain-containing protein: MKQTSLMPAPDLMLLAIIGGNLTHLILTPLLIITVSTLTRKRTVPFLDIDNEMLKSRFKSSHYWYWLATCLAGMLTILFINNSIILNTVCLISLYCVAVGLGRFGLIRPFAIAATVVVLAVHNSVQRFNLKVIDTYQFYDQLLVFAIIAALIFLLAGHSIRTYLTTKSAIEHERRDPYTGIYNLSQLKEDLNQHTKVVLIYIDLEATLSKTLCLGHKGRAQFLKNLSEHLGDRITFISRSYLPPFSSGLLCYLPVNERVNVQNEIDALLLSLKHFQFIKSGHSIELVKRSLICTEISTNNNIESIVSLLCEQYTNNRTKVLWLDSCKSSSTQVDKLSFIQEAFKNDDFELFCQPYKKLGSNNNQEYFEVLLRLNSAHQRHMIPASFFPLIFKFGLEKELDKWVVEHTFKSLNEYVINWSQIGRCSINLTATSLNFVELADQIIDYARIYSVPLNKICFEITESMALHNEDIAIQTIEKLREAGCCIALDDFGTGYASFDYLRRLPLDVLKIDGSFIKNITTNPTDVKLVQAMSQVASSMNLVTVAEFVESEQHTQILEQLDIDFAQGFGISKPLPLKTHLDQTQTANTRCA, from the coding sequence GTGAAGCAAACCTCTTTAATGCCAGCTCCGGATCTAATGTTACTGGCGATTATTGGTGGTAATCTCACTCATCTCATTTTAACACCACTACTCATCATAACGGTTAGTACGTTAACAAGAAAACGTACAGTTCCCTTTCTAGACATCGATAATGAAATGCTCAAGTCGAGGTTTAAAAGTAGCCATTACTGGTATTGGTTAGCAACCTGTTTGGCAGGCATGTTGACGATTCTGTTTATTAATAACAGCATCATCTTAAACACCGTATGTTTAATATCACTGTACTGTGTTGCTGTTGGCCTAGGACGATTTGGTCTCATTCGTCCATTCGCTATCGCCGCCACCGTGGTTGTGCTTGCTGTTCACAACTCTGTGCAACGATTTAACTTAAAAGTGATTGATACTTATCAGTTCTATGATCAACTTTTAGTTTTCGCGATTATTGCAGCCTTGATTTTCCTTCTGGCTGGGCATTCAATCCGAACGTATTTAACGACAAAATCCGCGATTGAACACGAGCGCCGAGATCCCTATACAGGCATCTATAACTTATCTCAGCTGAAAGAAGATCTAAATCAACATACTAAAGTGGTGCTTATTTATATCGATCTCGAAGCTACATTGTCAAAGACATTATGTTTGGGCCACAAAGGTAGAGCTCAGTTTTTAAAGAATTTAAGTGAACATTTAGGTGACAGAATAACCTTTATTTCTCGAAGCTATCTGCCCCCCTTTTCAAGCGGTCTATTATGTTATTTGCCAGTTAATGAAAGAGTTAATGTTCAAAATGAAATAGACGCGTTGTTGCTCTCTTTGAAACACTTTCAATTTATCAAAAGCGGTCACTCAATCGAATTAGTAAAACGTTCTTTGATTTGCACCGAAATATCAACCAATAACAATATTGAGTCTATTGTCTCATTACTATGTGAGCAATATACGAACAACCGAACAAAGGTACTCTGGCTTGATAGCTGTAAATCCAGTTCAACTCAAGTTGATAAACTGAGCTTTATTCAAGAAGCATTTAAAAATGACGACTTTGAGCTTTTCTGCCAGCCATACAAAAAGCTAGGGTCTAACAATAATCAAGAATATTTCGAAGTGCTTCTAAGGTTAAACTCAGCCCACCAGCGTCATATGATACCGGCCAGTTTTTTTCCTTTGATATTTAAGTTTGGCTTAGAAAAAGAGCTGGATAAGTGGGTGGTAGAGCACACCTTCAAATCGCTCAATGAATACGTTATCAACTGGTCTCAAATTGGTCGCTGCTCAATTAACCTGACCGCCACAAGTTTGAACTTTGTGGAACTGGCCGATCAAATTATTGATTATGCAAGAATTTATTCGGTTCCGTTGAATAAGATATGTTTTGAAATCACCGAATCTATGGCACTACATAACGAAGATATTGCGATACAAACAATAGAGAAGCTTAGAGAGGCGGGTTGTTGCATCGCTCTAGATGATTTTGGTACTGGTTACGCGAGTTTCGATTACCTGCGTAGGCTGCCACTTGATGTACTAAAAATAGATGGATCTTTCATCAAAAACATCACCACTAACCCTACCGACGTGAAACTGGTTCAGGCAATGAGCCAAGTAGCTTCGAGTATGAACCTAGTAACTGTGGCTGAGTTTGTTGAATCTGAGCAGCATACTCAGATTCTCGAACAGTTAGACATTGATTTTGCTCAAGGCTTTGGGATTTCAAAGCCCTTACCTCTTAAAACACATTTAGATCAAACTCAAACAGCCAATA
- a CDS encoding M20/M25/M40 family metallo-hydrolase: protein MTDINQQRLVEHFCQLVKIDSESRNEKQIAETLAEQLSALGFEVHKLAVPEEVSNGFNVYARLEGKIDDSIVLSCHMDTVTPGIGIEPIIEDGIIRSKGNTILGGDDKSGIAAIMEAVRCIQADNLEHKTIEIAFTVFEEGGLFGSKNFDMSYIKSTNAIVLDTGGPVGTIVNSAPGQQKIVAKITGRPAHAGLAPEEGISAIAVAADAITQMKLLRVDEETTANIGIVEGGQATNIVMPELRIVAEARSLNDDKLTAQVDHMINTFKAAADKHGAEVEIESTRAYNAFVIADDHPHIQNVKAAFEKNGLTPITKGTGGGSDANNFNEKGLTTVNISTGMAKVHTTEEHIAIDDMVKAAEFVKTYLTTA, encoded by the coding sequence ATGACTGATATCAATCAACAACGTCTAGTTGAGCACTTTTGCCAACTTGTGAAAATCGACAGTGAATCACGCAATGAAAAACAGATCGCTGAAACGTTAGCCGAGCAATTAAGCGCACTTGGGTTTGAAGTACATAAACTAGCAGTGCCTGAGGAAGTGTCTAATGGCTTTAATGTTTACGCTCGCCTTGAAGGTAAAATTGATGACAGCATCGTACTAAGCTGCCACATGGATACGGTAACTCCTGGTATTGGCATCGAACCTATTATTGAAGATGGCATTATTCGTTCTAAAGGCAACACTATTTTAGGTGGCGACGATAAATCTGGCATTGCAGCGATCATGGAAGCCGTTCGTTGTATTCAAGCAGATAACCTTGAGCACAAGACCATTGAAATTGCATTCACTGTGTTTGAAGAAGGTGGATTATTTGGCTCTAAAAACTTCGACATGTCTTACATTAAGTCAACCAATGCGATCGTTCTAGATACGGGCGGTCCAGTTGGTACTATTGTTAACTCTGCGCCAGGCCAACAAAAAATCGTAGCGAAAATCACAGGTCGCCCTGCGCATGCGGGTCTTGCTCCAGAAGAAGGTATCAGTGCGATTGCAGTTGCTGCTGATGCGATTACTCAAATGAAGCTTTTACGTGTCGACGAAGAGACAACAGCTAACATCGGTATCGTGGAAGGTGGACAAGCGACTAACATCGTGATGCCTGAATTACGTATTGTTGCGGAAGCACGTTCATTGAACGACGACAAACTAACAGCTCAAGTGGATCACATGATCAACACTTTCAAAGCCGCGGCCGACAAACATGGTGCTGAAGTAGAAATTGAATCAACACGTGCTTACAACGCATTTGTTATTGCTGATGATCACCCGCATATCCAAAACGTTAAAGCAGCGTTTGAGAAAAATGGATTAACGCCAATCACTAAAGGTACAGGTGGTGGTAGCGATGCAAATAACTTCAACGAGAAAGGTTTAACCACAGTCAATATTTCTACTGGTATGGCTAAAGTTCATACTACTGAAGAGCATATTGCCATCGATGACATGGTAAAAGCAGCAGAGTTTGTTAAAACATACCTAACAACTGCATAA
- the hppD gene encoding 4-hydroxyphenylpyruvate dioxygenase gives MTTSFNPLGTDGFEFVEYTAADPEGIAKLKALFLSLGFAEIAKHRSKEAWLYRQGDISFIVNAQPHSQAEAFSTIHGPSVCGMAFRVSDAGAAYQHAVGNGGRPYKTEIGPMELSIPAIYGIGDSLIYFVDRYGSQNIYDVDFKFYDDAELRLQTQGVGLLDIDHLTHNVKQGHMDVWSGFYERIGNFREIRYFDIEGKLTGLVSRAMTAPCGKIRIPINESSDDKSQIEEFIREYKGEGIQHIALSTDDIYQTVRTLRERGMDFMPTPDTYYAKVNERVEGHNENLQDLKDLRVLIDGAPMKDGILLQIFTQTVIGPVFFEIIQRKGNEGFGEGNFKALFESIEEDQIRRGVLDNA, from the coding sequence ATGACCACTTCATTTAACCCACTAGGTACCGATGGTTTTGAATTTGTAGAATATACTGCGGCGGATCCTGAAGGGATTGCCAAGCTTAAAGCACTGTTTTTATCTCTTGGTTTTGCTGAAATAGCCAAGCATCGTTCTAAAGAGGCGTGGTTATATCGTCAGGGTGACATTAGCTTTATCGTCAATGCTCAACCGCATAGCCAAGCTGAAGCATTTTCTACCATTCATGGGCCATCTGTTTGTGGCATGGCTTTTCGAGTTTCTGATGCTGGCGCTGCGTATCAGCATGCTGTCGGAAATGGAGGCAGGCCTTACAAAACTGAAATTGGCCCAATGGAGCTAAGCATCCCTGCTATTTATGGCATTGGCGATAGTTTGATCTACTTTGTTGATCGCTACGGAAGCCAAAACATTTATGACGTTGATTTCAAATTCTATGACGATGCTGAACTGCGTTTACAGACTCAAGGGGTCGGTTTACTTGATATCGATCACTTAACTCATAATGTTAAGCAAGGGCATATGGACGTGTGGTCTGGATTTTATGAGCGTATTGGTAATTTCAGAGAGATCCGTTATTTCGACATTGAAGGCAAACTCACTGGGCTAGTAAGCCGAGCGATGACCGCTCCGTGTGGAAAAATTCGAATTCCAATTAATGAATCTTCAGATGATAAATCACAAATCGAAGAGTTTATACGTGAATATAAAGGTGAAGGCATTCAACACATCGCATTGTCAACGGATGATATTTACCAGACCGTCAGAACGTTACGTGAGCGTGGGATGGATTTCATGCCGACGCCAGACACTTACTATGCCAAAGTGAATGAACGGGTCGAGGGTCATAATGAAAATCTTCAAGATCTTAAAGATTTGCGCGTGCTGATTGATGGTGCCCCGATGAAAGATGGCATCCTATTGCAGATCTTTACTCAGACCGTCATTGGGCCCGTATTTTTTGAGATCATTCAGCGCAAGGGCAATGAAGGATTTGGTGAAGGTAACTTCAAGGCGCTGTTTGAATCTATCGAAGAAGATCAAATTCGTCGAGGAGTACTAGATAATGCATAA
- a CDS encoding homogentisate 1,2-dioxygenase, with protein MHKWITFPHREGVCSKQAHADFPSEAIYEREAGRGGFFGPAAHFHHQHAPTGWSEWEGELRPRAFDCNLIDESEQASPWSAPHILHNSSCKIRTWKISNTMDFLVRNADGDDLLFIHAGKADMFCDYGHIQISEGDYVLIPRSTSWRLEVKEPLFILMIESTDGSYSLPEKGMVGHHAVFDPAILEVPSINDQFKAQYSENTTKVHIKRHEKKSVITYPFNPLDAVGWHGDLAVVKLNWRDIRPLMSHRYHLPPSAHTTFVGKDFVVCTFVPRPIESDPGALKVPFYHNNDDYDEVLFYHAGDFFSRDNIEAGMVTFHPAGFTHGPHPKAFKAGLEHKKKFTDEVAVMIDTRQALEFGDAAKKAENKQYVYSWR; from the coding sequence ATGCATAAATGGATCACATTTCCTCATCGGGAGGGAGTGTGCTCTAAGCAAGCACATGCCGACTTCCCAAGCGAGGCTATCTACGAAAGGGAAGCGGGGCGCGGAGGTTTCTTCGGTCCTGCGGCACACTTCCATCATCAACATGCTCCTACGGGATGGAGTGAATGGGAAGGTGAGTTAAGGCCACGTGCATTTGACTGCAACCTTATTGACGAGTCAGAACAAGCGAGTCCGTGGTCTGCTCCTCATATTCTGCATAATAGCAGCTGTAAAATTCGAACTTGGAAAATCAGTAACACGATGGATTTCCTAGTACGAAATGCTGATGGTGATGACTTACTGTTTATTCATGCGGGTAAGGCAGATATGTTCTGTGATTATGGACATATTCAGATTTCTGAAGGGGATTATGTTTTGATCCCTCGCTCGACCTCTTGGCGCTTGGAAGTGAAGGAGCCTCTATTCATCTTGATGATTGAAAGCACCGATGGCTCCTATTCGCTACCTGAGAAAGGGATGGTTGGTCATCATGCCGTATTTGACCCTGCTATTCTCGAAGTGCCATCCATTAATGATCAATTCAAAGCTCAATACTCAGAGAATACGACCAAAGTTCATATAAAACGCCATGAAAAAAAGAGTGTGATTACCTATCCGTTTAACCCACTTGATGCTGTGGGCTGGCACGGTGATTTGGCGGTAGTCAAACTGAATTGGCGTGATATTCGTCCTTTAATGTCCCACAGATATCATTTGCCACCTTCCGCTCATACCACTTTTGTTGGGAAAGATTTTGTGGTTTGCACTTTTGTGCCTCGTCCCATTGAGAGCGATCCCGGAGCATTGAAAGTTCCGTTCTATCACAACAATGACGATTATGATGAGGTGCTGTTTTATCACGCGGGTGATTTCTTTAGCCGAGACAACATCGAAGCGGGGATGGTGACCTTTCACCCGGCAGGATTTACCCACGGGCCTCACCCCAAAGCATTTAAAGCCGGATTAGAACATAAGAAAAAGTTTACCGATGAAGTCGCGGTGATGATCGATACTCGACAAGCATTGGAATTTGGCGATGCAGCAAAAAAAGCAGAGAACAAGCAGTATGTTTATAGCTGGCGTTAA
- a CDS encoding fumarylacetoacetate hydrolase family protein, with protein MKLATLKDETRDGALVIVSKDLTKCIAPTHIAQTLQYALDNWDKVYSQLDEFYQALNKGELSDAVEFIQSQCESPLPRAYQWADGSAYVNHVELVRKARGAEMPPSFWTDPLMYQGGSDSFIGPQDDIPVESEQWGIDFEAEVAVITSDVPMGASIKQAKESIRLVMLVNDVSLRGLIPAELGKGFGFFQSKPSSAFSPVALTPDELGQAWDGGKLSLPLESTFNGNLFGCPNAGTDMTFEFPDLIVHAARSRPLASGAIIGSGTVSNKQGTQYGTSISEGGVGYSCIAEVRMIETIRDGQASTEFMKFGDSIKMEMHDSEGNNLFGTIEQTIVRHDKPS; from the coding sequence ATGAAATTAGCCACACTCAAAGATGAAACAAGAGACGGTGCATTAGTCATTGTAAGCAAAGATTTAACCAAGTGCATTGCGCCCACTCATATTGCTCAAACCTTACAATATGCACTGGATAACTGGGATAAGGTTTACTCACAGCTAGACGAGTTTTATCAAGCTCTGAACAAGGGTGAGTTATCTGATGCTGTGGAGTTTATTCAGTCACAGTGTGAGTCACCGCTGCCAAGAGCTTACCAATGGGCCGATGGCTCAGCATACGTCAATCACGTCGAGTTAGTACGAAAGGCTCGCGGAGCTGAAATGCCACCAAGTTTTTGGACGGACCCACTAATGTACCAAGGTGGATCGGACTCCTTTATTGGTCCTCAAGATGATATTCCAGTGGAAAGCGAACAGTGGGGAATAGATTTTGAAGCGGAAGTCGCTGTGATTACTAGTGACGTCCCAATGGGCGCTTCCATCAAACAAGCAAAAGAGAGTATCCGTTTAGTGATGTTGGTGAATGATGTATCGCTACGTGGATTAATCCCTGCTGAATTAGGCAAAGGTTTTGGCTTCTTTCAATCAAAACCATCATCGGCATTTTCACCTGTAGCTCTGACTCCCGATGAATTAGGGCAGGCATGGGATGGTGGGAAATTATCGTTGCCATTGGAGTCCACATTCAATGGCAATTTATTTGGATGCCCTAATGCTGGCACCGATATGACGTTTGAATTTCCTGACTTGATCGTTCATGCCGCACGCTCTCGTCCCTTAGCAAGTGGAGCGATTATTGGTTCTGGTACGGTTTCAAATAAGCAGGGGACTCAGTATGGAACATCCATTTCTGAAGGTGGTGTTGGATATTCATGTATCGCTGAAGTGAGGATGATAGAGACTATTCGTGATGGGCAAGCGAGTACTGAATTCATGAAGTTTGGAGACAGTATAAAGATGGAGATGCATGACTCTGAAGGGAATAACTTGTTTGGTACGATCGAGCAGACCATCGTTCGTCATGATAAACCGTCTTAA
- the maiA gene encoding maleylacetoacetate isomerase — protein sequence MNNKDNTTIMLYSYWRSSAAYRVRIALNLKQLDYQTTPVHLIKNGGDQHSEAFHEMNPNELVPVLKDGDLVLNQSMTIMDYLDETYSGHPLIPSNGEQRYTVKALAQDVAIDIHPINNLRVLQYLEQECEMTAEHKQSWYKHWIGIGFEAFETKLKHSSGLYCVGDEITLADICLVPQVYNAIRFGVDMTPFPTIESIYERCNQQAAFIDAMPENQIDAE from the coding sequence ATGAACAATAAAGACAATACGACGATAATGCTTTATAGCTATTGGCGATCATCGGCGGCATACCGAGTCAGAATCGCGCTGAATTTGAAACAATTAGACTATCAAACTACCCCTGTTCATCTGATTAAGAATGGGGGAGATCAGCATTCTGAGGCATTTCATGAAATGAATCCTAACGAGCTTGTTCCGGTATTAAAAGATGGCGATCTCGTTCTGAATCAATCAATGACAATTATGGATTATTTAGATGAAACCTATAGTGGTCATCCATTAATTCCTTCAAATGGTGAACAACGTTATACCGTTAAAGCGCTGGCACAAGATGTCGCCATTGATATTCACCCCATCAACAATCTGCGAGTACTTCAATATCTTGAGCAAGAGTGCGAAATGACAGCAGAGCACAAGCAGAGCTGGTACAAACATTGGATTGGCATTGGGTTTGAAGCGTTCGAAACCAAACTTAAACACTCCTCTGGTTTGTATTGCGTTGGTGACGAGATCACGCTCGCTGATATTTGTCTTGTACCTCAAGTGTATAACGCAATACGTTTTGGGGTTGATATGACGCCATTTCCTACCATTGAAAGCATCTATGAACGATGTAATCAGCAAGCGGCATTCATTGATGCCATGCCTGAAAATCAAATTGATGCTGAATAA
- a CDS encoding substrate-binding periplasmic protein — translation MLLISRLTLIIGVLNALILRVLSVKKWLFSTLLFSVTFANAASLSSLNYLTEEYPPYNFSEDGVVKGISVDLLIEAAHHSGVVLNNKDITIQPWARAYRDALVKPNVALFSMTRTPSRETLFKWVGPISKTRVVVLAKKSNEIVINESLDLAQFKIGVIRDDVGEQLLISHGIPRDSMQESSYAVTLAEQLHKGRIDLWAYEENVAKWWIQVSGYKASDFEPVYILQEGELFYAFNTHIDDDTIDSLQAGLDALKSVHNEDDVSHYQTILNRYQ, via the coding sequence ATGTTACTCATATCAAGATTAACGCTGATTATTGGCGTATTAAATGCCCTGATTTTAAGGGTGTTGAGCGTAAAAAAATGGCTTTTTAGTACGCTACTTTTCAGTGTTACGTTTGCCAATGCGGCTTCATTATCTTCTTTAAACTATCTAACTGAAGAGTATCCCCCTTACAACTTTAGTGAAGATGGCGTGGTAAAAGGAATATCAGTCGACCTGTTAATTGAAGCGGCGCATCACTCTGGGGTCGTGTTAAACAATAAGGACATTACGATTCAACCTTGGGCGAGAGCGTATCGTGATGCACTTGTGAAGCCGAATGTGGCACTGTTTTCGATGACAAGAACGCCCAGTAGGGAAACATTGTTTAAGTGGGTTGGCCCAATAAGTAAAACGAGAGTTGTGGTATTGGCTAAAAAGTCGAATGAAATTGTAATTAATGAAAGCTTGGATTTAGCACAGTTTAAAATAGGCGTGATACGAGATGACGTAGGAGAACAATTGCTGATCAGTCATGGGATCCCAAGAGATTCGATGCAAGAGAGCTCTTATGCTGTGACGTTGGCAGAACAGTTACATAAAGGGCGGATTGATTTATGGGCATATGAAGAGAATGTAGCAAAATGGTGGATTCAAGTGAGTGGCTACAAAGCGAGTGATTTTGAACCCGTCTATATTTTACAAGAAGGTGAGTTATTTTATGCCTTCAATACACATATTGATGATGACACTATCGATTCATTGCAAGCGGGTTTAGACGCTTTAAAGTCAGTACATAATGAAGATGATGTCAGCCACTATCAAACCATTTTGAACCGCTATCAATAG
- a CDS encoding DUF2726 domain-containing protein, translated as MTNIFIIVAVLVLFFIIIQKYVVKSDDTKDHNYQKKSNLLNMQEGAFYNALKSAVGEHGAVFAKVNMSSVVTPAKARNKKDWFIANNKISRSYFDFVVCDPRSMEIRVVIALDNGKELNKGKAEREKLLMHVCKTANIPLIGASVRHSYQVSRLKRLLAAHIDLIEPEKEVRFCRKCGSPMIIKVASQGEFKGRRFFTCSRQPNCTYTENYNVVFEMDSEE; from the coding sequence ATGACTAATATATTTATAATTGTTGCTGTACTTGTTTTGTTTTTTATCATCATTCAGAAATATGTCGTGAAGTCGGATGATACAAAAGATCATAATTATCAAAAGAAAAGTAACCTTCTTAATATGCAGGAAGGGGCCTTTTATAACGCCTTAAAATCAGCCGTTGGTGAGCATGGTGCCGTGTTTGCTAAGGTCAATATGTCTAGTGTTGTGACGCCAGCAAAAGCCCGAAATAAGAAAGATTGGTTTATCGCAAACAACAAAATTTCACGTAGCTACTTTGACTTTGTTGTGTGTGATCCTCGTTCAATGGAAATTCGAGTCGTCATCGCGTTAGATAATGGCAAAGAGCTTAATAAAGGCAAAGCCGAACGCGAAAAGTTATTGATGCATGTCTGTAAGACAGCAAACATTCCTTTGATTGGGGCGTCTGTTCGCCATAGCTATCAAGTGAGTCGGTTGAAGAGATTGCTGGCCGCGCATATTGATCTAATTGAACCCGAAAAAGAGGTTCGTTTTTGTCGAAAATGTGGCAGCCCAATGATCATTAAAGTGGCAAGCCAAGGCGAATTTAAAGGACGCCGCTTCTTCACTTGTAGTCGTCAGCCAAATTGTACCTATACTGAAAACTACAATGTTGTGTTTGAAATGGATAGCGAAGAATAA
- a CDS encoding response regulator transcription factor, with protein MSSILVVDDDVQLCELLTEVLIEEGYDVSSVHCGESALEFIQSHPVDLVLLDVMLPNLNGLQVARRICQRFATPILMLTALNDEASMLDGYQAGADQYIAKPFKVPELLTRIKVILRRVGLERQRQSLSSVPSKIADQLARIPLTGTESELLDYLINNSGVIVSKADLQKNVLKKELSPFDRNLDMHISNIRRKIVQAGLSKQHIKTIRGRGYSYLEVAGS; from the coding sequence ATGTCTTCTATCTTGGTTGTCGATGACGATGTACAACTGTGTGAATTACTCACCGAAGTCTTAATCGAAGAAGGTTATGATGTCAGCTCTGTTCATTGTGGTGAGAGCGCACTAGAGTTCATTCAATCTCATCCCGTTGATCTGGTTCTACTCGATGTCATGCTACCAAACCTGAACGGCCTGCAAGTCGCGCGAAGAATTTGCCAACGCTTTGCTACTCCGATTTTAATGTTAACCGCGCTGAACGATGAAGCGTCAATGCTCGATGGTTACCAAGCCGGAGCTGATCAATACATTGCAAAACCATTCAAAGTGCCTGAGCTGCTCACTCGAATCAAAGTGATTTTGCGTCGAGTCGGTTTAGAGCGCCAGAGGCAGAGCCTGAGTTCAGTACCGTCGAAAATTGCGGATCAACTCGCTCGTATTCCATTAACGGGCACTGAATCAGAATTATTGGATTATCTCATCAATAACAGTGGCGTCATTGTTTCAAAAGCGGATCTACAAAAAAATGTATTAAAGAAAGAGTTGAGCCCGTTCGATCGAAATTTAGATATGCATATCAGCAACATTCGACGCAAGATAGTTCAAGCGGGTTTATCTAAGCAGCACATTAAAACCATCAGAGGAAGGGGTTATAGCTACTTAGAGGTGGCTGGCTCATGA
- a CDS encoding sensor histidine kinase: MTLSGMALTLKQHRSGLAFKLFGYLAAILISILVVQTLAEKALVKALLKIPAEVKRDMQDLAYQANILINEGDMDELADWANAQPYYLFIIDDNKRPITHRSMHPHFEFKLRYLRTIDVQLDDRVNRPLIGLPLENGNTLVIQLPHQVHPAKNFVYYFTLIKVVIAFVILTLFTGIMLRFLQQPLDRLREASRRLSQGDFSVSVVNELNSKTTEFHELATDFDHMTQKIHSLAEKQRRLIRDVSHELRTPLARQNLALHLLRKKSQDSEQHLITRLETEINEMDDLIGEILQFSRLENSQYDAEYLPLQLESYCEIQASQSKMELIGNQQIQTHLNNQTPMINADARLLLRILKNLIGNAIKYAGQDAVIQVSVSNAFTADKSKLQTGMQNFVVVTVEDDGPGIPKHQLKSIFDPFTRLESARDKQSGGYGLGLAIVKEAMNLMDGKIVAENSEITGGLKISLYFKYSH, translated from the coding sequence ATGACATTAAGTGGTATGGCATTAACACTTAAGCAGCATCGTTCAGGTTTAGCGTTTAAATTATTTGGCTACTTAGCGGCAATACTGATATCGATCTTAGTGGTTCAAACGCTTGCAGAGAAAGCTCTAGTGAAAGCATTGCTAAAAATTCCTGCAGAAGTAAAACGCGATATGCAGGATTTGGCCTATCAAGCGAACATACTTATCAATGAAGGCGATATGGATGAGTTAGCGGATTGGGCGAATGCACAGCCCTATTATCTGTTTATTATTGATGACAATAAACGTCCGATTACTCATCGAAGTATGCACCCGCATTTTGAATTCAAGCTTCGCTATTTGCGTACGATCGATGTTCAGTTGGACGATAGAGTCAACCGTCCTTTGATCGGCCTACCGCTTGAAAATGGAAATACGTTGGTTATCCAGTTGCCTCATCAAGTTCATCCAGCCAAAAATTTTGTCTACTATTTTACCTTAATCAAAGTAGTGATCGCTTTTGTGATTCTGACTCTGTTTACCGGTATCATGCTGCGCTTTCTTCAGCAACCGCTCGATAGGTTAAGAGAGGCGAGCCGTCGGTTATCCCAAGGTGACTTTTCCGTTAGTGTGGTTAATGAGCTGAACTCTAAAACCACAGAATTCCACGAGCTTGCCACTGATTTTGATCACATGACGCAGAAGATACACTCATTAGCGGAAAAACAGCGAAGACTCATTAGAGATGTGTCCCATGAACTTCGCACACCGTTGGCTAGGCAAAATTTGGCGTTACACTTGTTACGTAAGAAATCACAAGACAGCGAGCAGCATTTAATCACTCGGTTAGAGACTGAAATTAACGAGATGGATGATCTGATAGGGGAGATCTTACAGTTCAGCCGCTTGGAGAATTCGCAATACGATGCGGAATACCTACCGTTACAACTTGAAAGCTATTGTGAAATTCAAGCCAGTCAAAGCAAAATGGAGTTAATTGGGAATCAACAGATCCAGACTCACTTGAATAACCAAACACCAATGATCAACGCCGATGCCCGTCTGTTACTGCGAATATTAAAAAACTTGATTGGAAATGCGATTAAATATGCAGGACAAGATGCGGTGATTCAAGTGTCGGTGAGTAATGCTTTTACTGCTGACAAAAGTAAGCTTCAAACTGGCATGCAAAATTTTGTGGTTGTGACGGTCGAGGATGACGGACCTGGTATTCCTAAGCATCAATTAAAGTCTATTTTTGATCCATTCACTCGCCTTGAGTCTGCGAGAGATAAGCAGTCAGGAGGTTATGGTTTAGGCTTAGCGATTGTGAAAGAGGCAATGAACTTAATGGACGGTAAGATCGTGGCAGAAAATAGTGAAATCACAGGTGGTTTAAAAATCAGTCTCTATTTTAAGTATTCTCATTAA